A region of the Chryseobacterium cucumeris genome:
ATGTAACTCATGTCACTCACAAATGATCAGACCTTTCCGTGATGAAGTGGTAAGATTTGAAGGGAAAAACGGACAGTACTCCAAAGCAGGAGAATTCGTATACGACAGACCATTCCTATGGGGATCTAAAAGAACAGGTCCTGATCTTCACAGAGAAGGAGGAAGAAACCCGGATTCATGGCATTTTAAACACATGTATAACCCAAGAATTACTTCTGCCGGTTCCATTATGCCACGTTTCCCATGGTTAATCAGTAATAAACTGGACAGAACACAAATGGTGGATAAAATGAAACTGATGAAAAATGTCTTCGATGTTCCTTATACAAAAGCTCAGATAGATTCTGCCAGCCAATGGGCGGACAACCAGTCCAAAGCAATTGTACAGAGAATTTATTCTGAAGCAACGGATGTAAAAGATCAGATGACTAAAGAAAAAACAGCAAAAGGATCTGCCTATGTACCGCTTGAACACAGAGAAATTGTAGCCATGATTGCTTACCTGCAGAGATTAGGTACAGACATCAAAACAACACAGGTACAGACTGCTAGCGTAGAATAATATTTAAAATTAAACTGCAATGAAAACGAGAACCCCCATTTCAATATATATCGCAACAACGATAGGTTTAACGATCATGGCCTTTGAAATGTTTGCCGGAGATTCAGGATATTTTTCTTCTCCTTTTTTCTGGGCGCTGATACTAATTGCCATTATCCTGCTGCTGATCATGAATTCGATTGGTGACCTGGTAGAAAATGAAAGTTTCAACAGATTATCCGAGGAAGAAAAAAAACAATATCTGGAAGAAAAAAAGATTCCTTATTACCAGAAATTATGGAACTCTGCGTTCAAAAAACAAAGCGCTACAGAAGAAAAAGATATTCTTATCGACCATGGTTTTGATGGAATTACAGAGCTGGACAACTCGCTTCCGAAATGGTGGATTGGCTTATTCTGGTTCGGATGTATTTTCTGTGCCGTATATCTGGTAGCCTTCTCTTTTACAGATTATGCCCATCCGGATGCAGAATACACGAAGGAAACAAAAACCATGCTGGCTTCCATAGAAGAGTATGAGAAAACGGCGCCTCAGATCAATCTGGAATCTGCAAAATACAGTGCTGATAATATTGCCGAAGGACAGGAACTTTTTAAAACAAATTGTGTGACCTGCCACGGAGACGGAGGAAAAGGAGGTATAGGTCCGAACCTTACCGATACCCACTGGATCAATATTAAAGAAAAAAGCTTATTTAAAAATGTATTCTGGATGCTTGAAAACGGCTCTCCGAACAATCCTACCATGAGACCTTTCATTAAAGAAGGAACCATTACCGGAAGAGATGCAGAGAAAATTGCCGCTTATATTTATCACATCAATCAGGAAACCGCTCCTATCACAACGGTACAAGGTGGTGCAGCTCCTCAGGGAGAAGAAGTGAAATGGGAGAACGGAAACAACTAAAATTATTATTATCTATCAATAAACCATGCCACGCCCCCTTCACAACTACTAACATTTGAATTTCATTTTTGCTAACTAACCTTTTCAACATTAAAAAATGATAAAAGGGGGCGTTTTTTAAACATAATAATCCCTGCCTTGACTCGTCTTACTCAACTATTCACTTGACAACTACAAACTAAAAATTCCATAATAAGACAGCCAAGGCAGGATTTTTGCATTCGCAAAGGGTACCACAACAAAGACCAAGTAAAATAGTATTGTTATCTTTGTTAGAAACCTCATCGCATTTGAAACTGAAAATCAACACCACAAAACTCTTAAGGCGTATTGTAATAACCTTTATTTCAATATTGGTTCTTCTTACCCTGTTGATACTAAGCTTAAAGCTTCCAGCCGTTCAAAATTTCATCAAAGACAAACTCATTGTTTACCTTGAGAAAAAAATCAAAACTCCCGTAAGCCTGGAAAGAGTCTATATAGGATTCCCGAACAGCCTTGTCATGGAGAACCTTTATCTCAAAGGGCAGGATGTAGATACTCTTCTGGCAGTGAAGAAACTGGATGTAGGTTTACATATGCTGAAGCTTCTTAATTCTACGGCAGATATTACTTCTGTTGAAATGGAAGGAGCACGTGCCAATGTAGTGAGGAAACCGGATGGCAAATTCAATTTTGATTATATCATTGATGCTTTTGCTTCCAGTGATAAAGAAGAAAGTCCCTCCAAACCCTTTATTATTTCCCTTGATAAAATCAATTTAAAAGATGTTGGGGTAACATTTAACGACCAGCAATCGAAGAATGATATTCAGCTCTATTTTAAGTCATTCGATACCAGAGTTAAAACTTTTGATCTTAACAAAAACAACTATGCTGTTAATGATATCAATCTCGACGGTTTAAAATTAAAGTTAAAGCAGGGACTTGTAGAAGAAGTTGCCAACAAGGTGGAGAAAAAAGTAGATTCTCTTAATGAAAAAAAGCCTATGAATATTGGCTTAAGAGGAATAAAACTTACTCATTTCGACATTGATTACGGCGATGAAAATACAAAGACATTCGCAAAAGTTATCTTCAAAGAACTGAGTACAAAGGTTAATAAACTGGATCTTGAAAACAACGCTTTCAACGTAGCGAATGTATTTCTTTCGGGGGCAGACATTAATGCCAACCTTTATCTTCCCGCTCAGAATGCCAACCCAAAAAAGACCAAAGAACCTGAAATTTCAAAAGTTTCCGATCAGGATAAAGCCATGAAACTGCTTTTAGGAAAACTTGTTCTGAATGATGTGAAGGTCAATTATAACAATACCGCTATCGCTCCCACTAAACAGGGAATGGACTTCAACCACCTTAATTTTTCAAAAATGAACGTGGAGGTGAGAAGCTTCAAAATGGAGAACAACACCTTTGCAGGAACCGTAAACTCAGCAGAAATCAAAGAAGGCAGAGGGCTGGATATTCAAAAGTTCAATACCGATTTTGTGTATGCTGAAAAGGAGGCTTATCTTAAAGATCTTTATCTGCAGACTCCAAAAACACTATTGCGTGATGAGGTTGTTTTAAACTATAATTCTATCGATCAGCTAAGCTCAAACTTAGGTGCTGTAAAGATTTCGGCCAATATCAAAGATTCAAAAATAGGGTTTTCCGATATTCTGAATCTGGTTCCGACATTGAGAAATACGGTTCCATTCAATAAATACCCGAATGCTATCCTGAATGTAAACGCCAATGTAAAAGGAAGCGTTAACGATCTTTTAATTCAGGATCTGAAAGTTTCAGGGCTGGATCAGCTAAGGGTAATGGCTTCCGGAAGGATCAAAAATGCAATGAATCCGGATCAGTTGTATTATGATCTGAGAATCGGGGAATTTTCATCCAATGCCCAAACAATATTCAATCTTGTCCCTAAAAATACAATTCCTTCCAATATTTCACTTCCTTCCCATTTCAGCATCAAAGGAAATGCAAAAGGAACAACGAAAGTGGTGAATACAGATCTTAACCTCTACTCTACTTTGGGGAACGCTGCCATCATCGCACAGGTAGACATGCGCAGAAAAAATCATGAATTATACAATGTAAAGGCTAATCTGCAGGGAATACAGGTTGGGAAAATCATTCAGAATAAAGATATTGGTCCGGTTACGGCACAAATTGCCGCCAAAGGAGAAAGTTTTGATTTCAAAAATGCCAGTGCCGACTTAAAAGGCCATGTTGCTTCCGCAGTCTACAAAGGATATCGTTACCAAAACATGAACCTTACCGGAAAGATCAAAAAAGGAGCTTATCATATTATTTTAGATTCAAAAGACCCGAATGCCAGTCTGCAGCTGACCGCTTCCGGAGTTTATGATGAAAAAAATCCTACGGTAAAAGTGAATGGAGAAGTCATCAAACTGGATGTCAACAAACTTGGTTTCTATGAAAAGCCGATGATCATTGCCGGAAAAATTGATGGAGATTTTACTAGTTTAGATCCGAATAATCTGAATGGATATCTCAACCTTAAAGATTTTGCATTCTCGGATACCAAAGAAGTGTATCCTGTACAGGAAGTTAATCTGAAAGCTTCCTCTACACAGGATTCCACACAAATTGTTTTCAATTCTCAGATTGCAGATGTGGAACTGAAAGGTAAATATAAGCTTACCCAGATTTTTGGAGCTTTAACGCAAACTGTCAATCAGT
Encoded here:
- a CDS encoding cbb3-type cytochrome c oxidase N-terminal domain-containing protein; translation: MKTRTPISIYIATTIGLTIMAFEMFAGDSGYFSSPFFWALILIAIILLLIMNSIGDLVENESFNRLSEEEKKQYLEEKKIPYYQKLWNSAFKKQSATEEKDILIDHGFDGITELDNSLPKWWIGLFWFGCIFCAVYLVAFSFTDYAHPDAEYTKETKTMLASIEEYEKTAPQINLESAKYSADNIAEGQELFKTNCVTCHGDGGKGGIGPNLTDTHWINIKEKSLFKNVFWMLENGSPNNPTMRPFIKEGTITGRDAEKIAAYIYHINQETAPITTVQGGAAPQGEEVKWENGNN